The sequence NNNNNNNNNNNNNNNNNNNNNNNNNNNNNNNNNNNNNNNNNNNNNNNNNNNNNNNNNNNNNNNNNNNNNNNNNNNNNNNNNNNNNNNNNNNNNNNNNNNNNNNNNNNNNNNNNNNNNNNNNNNNNNNNNNNNNNNNNNNNNNNNNNNNNNNNNNNNNNNNNNNNNNNNNNNNNNNNNNNNNNNNNNNNNNNNNNNNNNNNNNNNNNNNNNNNNNNNNNNNNNNNNNNNNNNNNNNNNNNNNNNNNNNNNNNNNNNNNNNNNNNNNNNNNNNNNNNNNNNNNNNNNNNNNNNNNNNNNNNNNNNNNNNNNNNNNNNNNNNNNNNNNNNNNNNNNNNNNNNNNNNNNNNNNNNNNNNNNNNNNNNNNNNNNNNNNNNNNNNNNNNNNNNNNNNNNNNNNNNNNNNNNNNNNNNNNNNNNNNNNNNNNNNNNNNNNNNNNNNNNNNNNNNNNNNNNNNNNNNNNNNNNNNNNNNNNNNNNNNNNNNNNNNNNNNNNNNNNNNNNNNNNNNNNNNNNNNNNNNNNNNNNNNNNNNNNNNNNNNNNNNNNNNNNNNNNNNNNNNNNNNNNNNNNNNNNNNNNNNNNNNNNNNNNNNNNNNNNNNNNNNNNNNNNNNNNNNNNNNNNNNNNNNNNNNNNNNNNNNNNNNNNNNNNNNNNNNNNNNNNNNNNNNNNNNNNNNNNNNNNNNNNNNNNNNNNNNNNNNNNNNNNNNNNNNNNNNNNNNNNNNNNNNNNNNNNNNNNNNNNNNNNNNNNNNNNNNNNNNNNNNNNNNNNNNNNNNNNNNNNNNNNNNNNNNNNNNNNNNNNNNNNNNNNNNNNNNNNNNNNNNNNNNNNNNNNNNNNNNNNNNNNNNNNNNNNNNNNNNNNNNNNNNNNNNNNNNNNNNNNNNNNNNNNNNNNNNNNNNNNNNNNNNNNNNNNNNNNNNNNNNNNNNNNNNNNNNNNNNNNNNNNNNNNNNNNNNNNNNNNNNNNNNNNNNNNNNNNNNNNNNNNNNNNNNNNNNNNNNNNNNNNNNNNNNNNNNNNNNNNNNNNNNNNNNNNNNNNNNNNNNNNNNNNNNNNNNNNNNNNNNNNNNNNNNNNNNNNNNNNNNNNNNNNNNNNNNNNNNNNNNNNNNNNNNNNNNNNNNNNNNNNNNNNNNNNNNNNNNNNNNNNNNNNNNNNNNNNNNNNNNNNNNNNNNNNNNNNNNNNNNNNNNNNNNNNNNNNNNNNNNNNNNNNNNNNNNNNNNNNNNNNNNNNNNNNNNNNNNNNNNNNNNNNNNNNNNNNNNNNNNNNNNNNNNNNNNNNNNNNNNNNNNNNNNNNNNNNNNNNNNNNNNNNNNNNNNNNNNNNNNNNNNNNNNNNNNNNNNNNNNNNNNNNNNNNNNNNNNNNNNNNNNNNNNNNNNNNNNNNNNNNNNNNNNNNNNNNNNNNNNNNNNNNNNNNNNNNNNNNNNNNNNNNNNNNNNNNNNNNNNNNNNNNNNNNNNNNNNNNNNNNNNNNNNNNNNNNNNNNNNNNNNNNNNNNNNNNNNNNNNNNNNNNNNNNNNNNNNNNNNNNNNNNNNNNNNNNNNNNNNNNNNNNNNNNNNNNNNNNNNNNNNNNNNNNNNNNNNNNNNNNNNNNNNNNNNNNNNNNNNNNNNNNNNNNNNNNNNNNNNNNNNNNNNNNNNNNNNNNNNNNNNNNNNNNNNNNNNNNNNNNNNNNNNNNNNNNNNNNNNNNNNNNNNNNNNNNNNNNNNNNNNNNNNNNNNNNNNNNNNNNNNNNNNNNNNNNNNNNNNNNNNNNNNNNNNNNNNNNNNNNNNNNNNNNNNNNNNNNNNNNNNNNNNNNNNNNNNNNNNNNNNNNNNNNNNNNNNNNNNNNNNNNNNNNNNNNNNNNNNNNNNNNNNNNNNNNNNNNNNNNNNNNNNNNNNNNNNNNNNNNNNNNNNNNNNNNNNNNNNNNNNNNNNNNNNNNNNNNNNNNNNNNNNNNNNNNNNNNNNNNNNNNNNNNNNNNNNNNNNNNNNNNNNNNNNNNNNNNNNNNNNNNNNNNNNNNNNNNNNNNNNNNNNNNNNNNNNNNNNNNNNNNNNNNNNNNNNNNNNNNNNNNNNNNNNNNNNNNNNNNNNNNNNNNNNNNNNNNNNNNNNNNNNNNNNNNNNNNNNNNNNNNNNNNNNNNNNNNNNNNNNNNNNNNNNNNNNNNNNNNNNNNNNNNNNNNNNNNNNNNNNNNNNNNNNNNNNNNNNNNNNNNNNNNNNNNNNNNNNNNNNNNNNNNNNNNNNNNNNNNNNNNNNNNNNNNNNNNNNNNNNNNNNNNNNNNNNNNNNNNNNNNNNNNNNNcaccctcgacggcccgtcgtgcccatgacggtccgtcgtgggttccgtcgactcacacagtttttccagaaataaattctgctgctcaaaacgactaaacaggtcgttacaattatCAGGTTCCACAATTTTtgtagttaattaattattggataacaaatgaaaaataagtagATGTCGCAAATTATCTGTAACAGTTATCTCTatgacaataaataaaaatagatgcAATTATAGAGAAATTTGACTGTGCATATATACACAATATATGAGCGAACTTTTACAGATTATTAAGcattaattaaactaatttcGGTAAGATGAATCTCAAAATGTGATGAAATAAAATGTTAAAGTCTTCAGTATTTAGAAAGGATTTGTGGTTCTAGTTTCATATAAACtttgattttaataaataaatttgatggttacattattatatcataCAATCTGTATATGAAATTGATATTTGTGCACACCTTATAATTACCTTATGTAgacaatataataaataaatgaaaataaaaacatacatatactttaacGCAAACACATCATTTCGATATACAATTTCAAATCCACAAAGAATAAATCACTCttataaaaattatctttttcaatttttctccCAATAATCAACCATCATAACAATTCGCATAATCTTCCTTCCTCtatatagaaaagaaaataaaaattagtcaatGATATCCACGATAAAAGAAGTTATAATTACTCCTAAGTTCATATATCAAGCTCAAATTCTCTATCCAAGTAAGTAGAATatctatttattaaataaaataactcaTTAATTGTATCACCTAACATAACATCTCGCATTCGACAATTAATTTCACTCAAATGGTGCCTCATATTTATCAGCTCCGTGCAAATCTCGTGTATTCGATCCTTGCTAGCTAGTATTACGAGGTGTCACAGTTTTTGTTGTCAATTAATCCCTGgacaaaaaaaatgagaaaaaaatttagcTGTGACTATAATACTTCTCTATAACAGTTTATgacaataaataacaataaatagtGCAATTATAGAGAGATGTgattgtgtgtgtatatatatacaatatatgagtaaatttttgCAGATAATTAAGCACTAATTAAACTAACTCCAGTGGGATGATGCTCAATATGTGATGAAATAAAATGTTAAATCCTTTGATATTTAtagagaattttatttttcataataaatttgatggttacatgactttatatgaaatttatgtgtgCGCATACCTTACATCTACCTTATAAAgacaataaatgaataaataaataaaaaataaacaaaacaaatagaaaacatatatatactttaaaCAAACACATCATTTAAATATACAGTTTAAAATCCAAAGAGAGTAAATTCTCTCTtataaaaattgtctttttcaGTTTTCTCCAAAACAATCAAACATTATAACATTACACATAATCTTCCtccatatatatagaaaatcaaataaaaattaatctgTGATATCATACGATAAAACAAGTTATATTTAGTCCTATGTTCGTTATCAAGCTCAAATTTTCTATCTAAGTAGAATATTTACTTATCATATAAAAACAATTCTTAATTGTGCCTCCTAACATAACATCTCGCTTTTGACCATCAATTTCACTCAAATGGTGCCTCACATCAAATTCATGCAGATCTTGTGGATTCGATCCATGATATTATTACTAGGTGCCACAATTTTTCTAGTTAATTAATCACTAggcaaaaaaaatgaaaaagaaattacttTATCTGTtttgttataaagtatttgtattatagtgaatgtctatcatgtggagtcctttttagGATATGATTAAAGAGTcctcctacttggggaccaagttagatttctcctataaatagagtgctcctcttcattgtaaattcattcatcaagataaataacaagtcttctcttcttttctctctagtttcttcttcttattctatagttttataacacgttatcagcacgagactctaatttctcaaaagtgaaggttagatttgaagaattaataaaggtattatttattcttttgtttttaattttaatggccAATCTTACAAAACTAGAGTTCACTGCCCTCCAAAGTTCGGGCAGGAACTACCTCTCATGGGTGTTGGATGCTGAAATCCACCTTGATGCAATGGGTCTTGGAGAcaccataaaagaagaaaataaggcaTCAAATCAAAACTGTGCACGAGCAATGATATTCTTGCGTCATCATCTTGACGAGATTCTGAAAATCGAATATCTGACAGTTAAGGATCCACTTGTTTTGTGGAAAAACCTAAAAGAAAGATTTGACCACTTGAAGATGGTCATACATCCAAAGGCACGATATGATTGGATGCATCTAAGGCTACAAGACTTTAAGTCTATACATGAGTATAATTCTGCCATGTTCAGAATCACTTCtcaattgaaattatgtggagaaacgGTTAGTGAgattgatatgatggaaaagacGTTCTCCACTTTCCATGCCTCGAATGTGCTCTTGCAGCAACA comes from Solanum pennellii chromosome 1, SPENNV200 and encodes:
- the LOC107023863 gene encoding uncharacterized protein LOC107023863, translated to MANLTKLEFTALQSSGRNYLSWVLDAEIHLDAMGLGDTIKEENKASNQNCARAMIFLRHHLDEILKIEYLTVKDPLVLWKNLKERFDHLKMVIHPKARYDWMHLRLQDFKSIHEYNSAMFRITSQLKLCGETVSEIDMMEKTFSTFHASNVLLQQQYREKGFKKYSELISHLLVAEQNNDLLLKNHENRPTGSEPLPEVNEAYAHHARRGKGRGPNRGRGRGRGRGRGRDYGQERNSNLGINHSSNKKETIN